In Vibrio marisflavi CECT 7928, the following are encoded in one genomic region:
- a CDS encoding cytochrome C assembly family protein codes for MDDYIAVIAALLYVLAIATIIPGLVHQTGIRTRTVFFSAALALIFHAWLLSDLIFDTTGQNLSMLNVASLISFITALVMSIAMLRTKLWFILPVVYSFSAINLTAAAFVPSVFMTHLQHDPRLLIHITFALFSYSTLTIGALYALQLAWLDYKLKAKKTIAINPNLPPLMMVERQLFNIILIGNVLLTGTLITGFFFVEDMFAQGKAHKGILSFVAWIIYSVLLWGHYQRGWRGRKVTWFAVAGATLLTLAYFGSRFVKEIILT; via the coding sequence ATGGACGACTATATCGCTGTCATTGCAGCTTTGTTATATGTATTAGCTATCGCTACCATTATTCCTGGACTAGTGCACCAAACAGGCATCCGCACTCGTACGGTCTTTTTTAGTGCTGCTTTAGCACTGATTTTTCATGCATGGCTACTGAGTGATTTAATTTTTGATACCACTGGACAGAACTTAAGTATGCTCAATGTCGCATCCTTGATTAGCTTCATTACCGCTCTGGTTATGAGCATCGCCATGCTCAGAACAAAACTGTGGTTTATTCTTCCAGTTGTATACAGTTTTTCAGCCATAAACCTAACCGCAGCAGCGTTTGTACCTAGTGTATTCATGACACACTTACAACACGATCCTCGATTGCTCATTCATATAACCTTCGCGCTATTTTCATATTCCACCCTTACTATTGGGGCTTTGTACGCGTTGCAGCTCGCATGGCTCGACTATAAATTAAAAGCGAAAAAAACCATTGCTATCAATCCAAATCTACCTCCATTAATGATGGTAGAAAGGCAGCTTTTCAATATCATTTTAATTGGTAACGTGTTACTTACAGGCACATTGATTACTGGCTTTTTCTTTGTCGAAGATATGTTTGCTCAAGGAAAAGCACACAAAGGCATTCTGTCTTTTGTCGCGTGGATTATTTATTCCGTGCTGTTGTGGGGACACTATCAACGTGGATGGAGAGGCCGGAAAGTCACTTGGTTTGCTGTTGCTGGCGCTACCTTACTAACACTGGCGTATTTCGGTAGCCGCTTTGTAAAGGAAATCATTCTGACCTAA
- the ffh gene encoding signal recognition particle protein has product MFENLTDRLSKTLKNISGKGRLTEENIKDTLREVRMALLEADVALPVVRDFIKRVKERAVGVEVSKSLTPGQEFIKIVQAELEAVMGESNEELDLAAQPPAVILMAGLQGAGKTTSVGKLSKLLKERDKKKVLVVSADVYRPAAIKQLETLAADLEVDFFPSSADQKPIDIANAAIDHAKKQFFDVLIVDTAGRLAIDEEMMSEIKDLHSAIDPVETLFVVDAMTGQDAANTAKAFGDALPLTGVVLTKVDGDARGGAALSVRHITGKPIKFLGVGEKTDALEAFHPDRVASRILGMGDVLSLIEDLQKNVDSEKAEKMAKKFKEKKGFDLEDFREQLGQMQNMGGMMGMLDKLPGMSNLPGNVKDNVDDKAFKQMEAIINSMTMKERKRPDIIKGSRKKRIAAGSGTQVQDVNRLLKQFTQMQKMMKKMQKGGMRNMMRNMQGMMGGGGPGGMGGMGGGGGFNPFGR; this is encoded by the coding sequence ATGTTTGAGAATTTAACGGATCGATTATCCAAAACGCTGAAAAATATCAGCGGTAAAGGTCGTCTGACCGAAGAGAATATTAAAGATACGCTACGTGAAGTGCGTATGGCTTTGCTAGAAGCAGACGTCGCTTTACCTGTCGTACGTGATTTCATCAAGCGAGTCAAAGAAAGAGCTGTTGGTGTCGAAGTATCCAAGTCATTAACGCCAGGCCAAGAGTTTATCAAGATTGTTCAAGCTGAGCTTGAAGCAGTCATGGGTGAATCTAATGAAGAGTTAGATTTAGCGGCTCAGCCTCCTGCTGTCATCTTAATGGCGGGCCTACAGGGTGCGGGTAAAACCACTAGTGTTGGTAAGCTTTCTAAACTTCTAAAAGAAAGAGACAAGAAGAAAGTTTTAGTTGTTTCTGCCGACGTGTATCGTCCTGCAGCGATCAAACAGCTAGAAACATTAGCAGCAGATCTGGAAGTGGACTTTTTCCCATCTTCAGCTGATCAAAAGCCAATTGATATCGCCAATGCCGCTATCGATCATGCTAAGAAGCAGTTTTTCGATGTTTTGATTGTCGATACTGCAGGTCGTCTTGCGATTGATGAAGAGATGATGTCTGAGATTAAAGACTTACACTCTGCTATTGATCCAGTAGAAACGCTGTTTGTTGTCGATGCGATGACAGGTCAAGATGCGGCAAACACAGCAAAAGCTTTCGGTGATGCTCTGCCATTGACGGGTGTGGTCTTAACGAAAGTTGATGGTGATGCTCGTGGTGGTGCGGCACTATCAGTTCGTCATATTACGGGCAAACCGATCAAATTCTTAGGTGTTGGTGAGAAAACCGACGCGTTAGAAGCCTTCCACCCAGATCGTGTTGCTTCACGTATTCTTGGCATGGGCGATGTGCTTTCTCTGATTGAAGATCTACAAAAGAACGTAGACTCTGAAAAAGCAGAGAAAATGGCGAAGAAGTTCAAAGAAAAGAAAGGCTTTGACCTTGAAGACTTTCGCGAGCAGCTTGGCCAAATGCAAAATATGGGCGGCATGATGGGGATGCTAGATAAGCTACCTGGCATGAGCAACTTGCCTGGCAACGTGAAAGATAATGTTGATGACAAAGCTTTCAAACAGATGGAAGCCATCATCAACTCTATGACGATGAAAGAGCGCAAGCGTCCAGATATCATTAAAGGTTCGCGTAAGAAGAGAATTGCAGCTGGTTCAGGTACGCAAGTTCAAGACGTAAACCGTCTGCTTAAGCAGTTCACCCAAATGCAGAAAATGATGAAGAAAATGCAGAAAGGTGGCATGCGCAACATGATGAGAAACATGCAAGGAATGATGGGTGGAGGTGGCCCTGGCGGTATGGGTGGAATGGGCGGCGGCGGCGGATTTAATCCATTTGGCCGTTAA
- the rpsP gene encoding 30S ribosomal protein S16, whose product MVTIRLARHGAKKRPFYQIVVADSRKAATGRFIEKVGFFNPTATGQEEGLRLDLDRVNHWVGQGASLSDRVAKLVKDAQKAA is encoded by the coding sequence ATGGTAACCATTCGTTTGGCACGTCATGGCGCTAAAAAGCGTCCATTTTATCAAATCGTAGTAGCGGACAGCCGTAAAGCGGCAACTGGCCGTTTCATCGAGAAAGTAGGTTTCTTTAACCCTACTGCTACTGGTCAAGAAGAAGGTCTACGTCTAGACCTAGATCGCGTTAACCACTGGGTTGGTCAAGGCGCATCTCTTTCTGACCGTGTTGCTAAGCTAGTTAAAGACGCTCAAAAAGCGGCTTAA
- the rimM gene encoding ribosome maturation factor RimM (Essential for efficient processing of 16S rRNA) yields MSMKGKDAMSKQSEKIVMGKFGSTYGIRGWLKVFSFTDNAESIFDYSPWFINQKGNWVEYKVESWKRHNKGMVVKLEGLDVREEAHLLTNFEIAVDPASLPELSEDEFYWRELFGMQVVTTKGYNLGEVTDLLETGSNDVLVVKANLKDAFGQKERLIPFLEEQVIKKVDRTAQRIEVDWDPGF; encoded by the coding sequence ATGTCGATGAAAGGTAAAGACGCCATGAGCAAACAAAGCGAAAAAATTGTGATGGGTAAATTTGGTTCTACCTATGGCATTCGTGGCTGGCTCAAGGTTTTTTCCTTTACAGACAATGCTGAGAGCATTTTTGATTACAGCCCTTGGTTTATTAACCAAAAAGGCAATTGGGTTGAGTACAAAGTGGAAAGTTGGAAGCGCCATAACAAAGGTATGGTGGTAAAACTGGAAGGTTTGGACGTGCGTGAAGAAGCGCACTTACTGACGAATTTTGAAATCGCAGTAGACCCAGCATCATTACCGGAATTGTCAGAAGATGAATTCTACTGGCGCGAGTTGTTTGGTATGCAAGTTGTTACCACTAAGGGATATAACCTTGGTGAGGTCACTGACCTATTAGAGACTGGCTCCAACGACGTTTTGGTGGTGAAGGCAAACTTGAAAGATGCTTTTGGCCAAAAGGAACGATTGATTCCGTTCCTTGAAGAGCAAGTGATCAAGAAAGTTGATCGCACTGCTCAACGGATCGAAGTTGACTGGGATCCTGGATTTTAA
- the trmD gene encoding tRNA (guanosine(37)-N1)-methyltransferase TrmD, whose translation MWIGVISLFPEMFRSITDYGVTGQAVKKGLLSIETWNPRDFTHDKHRTVDDRPYGGGPGMLMMVQPLRDAIHAAKDKSPGKTKVVYLSPQGRKLDQQGVEELANNENLLLICGRYEGVDERIIQSEVDEEWSIGDFVMTGGEIPAMTLIDTVSRFVPGVLGDMASAEEDSFANGLLDCPHYTRPDVLDGLEVPSVLKSGNHKDIRRWRLKQSLGRTWLRRPELLENLALTDEQELLLAEFIKEHNAK comes from the coding sequence ATGTGGATTGGCGTAATTAGCCTCTTTCCTGAAATGTTTCGTTCAATTACGGACTATGGAGTAACAGGTCAAGCGGTAAAAAAAGGTCTTCTGTCTATTGAGACTTGGAATCCTAGAGATTTCACTCACGACAAACATCGAACTGTCGATGATAGACCTTACGGTGGTGGCCCTGGCATGTTGATGATGGTTCAGCCTTTGCGCGATGCTATCCATGCTGCTAAGGACAAATCACCGGGAAAGACGAAGGTTGTTTACCTTTCTCCTCAAGGTCGTAAGCTCGACCAGCAAGGAGTCGAAGAGTTGGCAAACAATGAGAACTTGCTTCTTATTTGTGGTCGCTACGAAGGGGTAGATGAGCGTATCATACAGTCTGAAGTTGACGAAGAATGGTCAATTGGAGACTTTGTGATGACAGGGGGAGAAATCCCTGCCATGACACTAATCGACACAGTATCACGGTTTGTTCCGGGCGTACTTGGCGATATGGCGTCAGCAGAAGAAGACTCTTTTGCTAATGGCTTATTAGACTGTCCTCACTATACGCGTCCAGATGTGTTAGATGGGCTGGAAGTACCAAGTGTGCTGAAGTCAGGAAATCACAAGGACATTCGTCGCTGGCGATTAAAACAATCGCTGGGCCGAACTTGGCTTAGAAGACCAGAGCTCCTGGAAAACCTAGCTCTGACTGACGAACAGGAACTATTACTTGCTGAGTTCATTAAAGAACATAATGCAAAGTAG
- the rplS gene encoding 50S ribosomal protein L19 yields the protein MSNIIKALEEEQMKQDLPKFAPGDTVAVQVKVKEGDRERLQAFEGVVIAVRNRGLHSAFTVRKISNGEGVERTFQTHSPMVDSIEVKRRGAVRRAKLYYLRERSGKSARIKEKLAKK from the coding sequence ATGAGTAACATCATCAAAGCTCTTGAAGAAGAGCAAATGAAACAAGACCTACCAAAATTTGCACCAGGTGACACTGTTGCTGTGCAAGTTAAGGTAAAAGAAGGTGACCGTGAGCGTCTACAGGCTTTTGAAGGCGTTGTAATCGCTGTACGTAACCGTGGCCTACACTCTGCATTTACCGTTCGTAAGATCTCTAACGGTGAAGGCGTTGAGCGTACGTTCCAAACTCACTCTCCAATGGTTGATAGCATTGAAGTTAAACGCCGTGGTGCAGTACGTCGTGCCAAGCTGTACTACCTACGTGAGCGTTCTGGTAAGTCTGCTCGTATTAAAGAGAAGCTTGCTAAGAAGTAA
- the yacG gene encoding DNA gyrase inhibitor YacG: protein MNKKPTIVKCPQCSTEVVWGEDSPFRPFCSKKCQLIDFGEWADEENSIPGAPDMSDADGWSEDQY from the coding sequence ATGAATAAGAAACCTACCATAGTAAAATGTCCGCAATGCTCTACCGAAGTAGTTTGGGGAGAAGATAGCCCTTTTCGCCCTTTTTGCAGCAAAAAGTGCCAATTAATCGACTTTGGTGAATGGGCAGATGAGGAAAACTCTATTCCTGGTGCACCAGATATGTCTGATGCTGACGGTTGGTCAGAAGATCAATATTAA
- the zapD gene encoding cell division protein ZapD gives MSTHYFEHPLNEKTRIYLRVEALLSQLDTSSQFKDELQHLLFFRSLFDLLEIFEQIQLKTELAKDIEKQRLAYKSWLNVDGVDQDTLHDILHEVDVVHSELMTAERFGQSLKEDRFLSTIRQRFNLPGGACCFDLPALHHWLHLPQDKISQDTSGWVGTLKPLANALKLWLKLARETGRFEQQVANAGFYQSDAEEANILRLNIPLNYGVYPMISGHKNRFAIKFIDFHTGQACSQDIKFELAVCS, from the coding sequence ATGAGCACGCACTATTTCGAACATCCATTGAATGAAAAAACTCGTATCTACTTACGAGTAGAAGCTCTTCTTAGCCAATTAGATACCTCATCACAATTTAAAGACGAGCTACAACACCTACTTTTCTTCCGTTCTCTATTTGATTTATTAGAAATTTTCGAGCAAATCCAGCTCAAAACAGAGCTAGCGAAAGACATAGAAAAGCAGCGCCTAGCATACAAGAGCTGGCTAAACGTAGATGGCGTTGATCAAGACACCTTGCACGATATCTTGCACGAAGTCGATGTCGTTCACAGTGAGCTGATGACAGCTGAACGCTTTGGCCAATCGTTAAAAGAAGATCGCTTCCTCAGTACCATTCGGCAAAGGTTTAACCTTCCCGGTGGAGCATGTTGTTTTGATTTACCCGCACTTCATCACTGGCTTCATCTACCACAAGATAAAATTAGCCAAGATACATCTGGTTGGGTTGGTACCTTAAAACCACTCGCTAATGCCCTCAAATTGTGGCTAAAGTTGGCGAGAGAGACTGGACGGTTTGAGCAGCAAGTTGCCAATGCTGGTTTTTATCAAAGTGATGCAGAAGAAGCCAATATTTTACGTCTAAACATTCCACTTAATTACGGTGTCTATCCTATGATCTCAGGGCATAAAAACCGTTTTGCGATTAAGTTTATCGACTTTCACACCGGTCAAGCTTGCTCGCAAGATATTAAGTTTGAGTTAGCCGTGTGTAGCTGA
- the coaE gene encoding dephospho-CoA kinase (Dephospho-CoA kinase (CoaE) performs the final step in coenzyme A biosynthesis.) has translation MTFVVGLTGGIASGKTTVANLFNERYGIDIVDADLIAREVVEPGTEGLKAIEKKFGSQVLMADGSLDRKALRERVFSHSEDKEWLNNLLHPMIHQRMLTNLHRAESPYVLLVAPLLIENNLQSMVNRILVVDTDIKLQIMRTMERDNVSQAQAETILASQVDRTARLENADDVVINSTDIEKLWPQITELHQKYLAISEEDR, from the coding sequence ATGACTTTCGTAGTAGGACTAACTGGCGGTATCGCGAGTGGAAAAACCACTGTCGCGAATCTGTTTAACGAACGCTATGGTATTGATATTGTTGATGCAGATCTAATTGCACGCGAAGTCGTTGAACCCGGTACTGAAGGGTTAAAAGCCATTGAGAAAAAGTTTGGCAGCCAAGTGTTAATGGCAGATGGTAGCCTAGACCGTAAGGCTTTACGTGAAAGGGTATTTTCTCATTCAGAAGACAAAGAATGGCTAAACAACCTGTTGCATCCTATGATACATCAGAGGATGTTAACAAACTTGCATAGAGCTGAATCTCCTTATGTACTGTTGGTTGCACCATTATTAATTGAGAATAATCTGCAGTCTATGGTCAATCGCATCTTAGTGGTGGATACCGATATAAAACTGCAGATCATGCGAACAATGGAAAGAGATAATGTATCTCAAGCTCAAGCTGAAACCATTTTAGCCTCGCAAGTTGATAGGACGGCACGGTTAGAAAACGCAGACGATGTGGTGATAAATAGTACAGATATAGAAAAACTTTGGCCTCAAATCACAGAATTACATCAAAAGTATCTAGCAATAAGTGAGGAAGATCGGTGA
- a CDS encoding prepilin peptidase: MDAIYYNPWIFTTLATVFGLIIGSFLNVVIARLPKIMEQEWRDECAESFPEYKITPTSERLSLSSPRSTCPKCSTKLRIIDNIPVLSWLLLRGKCHHCKASISIRYPFVELLSAALSYVIASHFGFSYYAIASMVFTFALIGATFIDFDTLLLPDQITLPLMWLGISLALFNIGPVSLYDSVLGAICGYMFLWLLYWGFKLLTGKEGMGYGDFKLLAALGAWLGWQYLPIVVLLSSMVGLVFGLIQLRLQSKGKEHTFPFGPYLSIAGWISLIWGEHIVRWYFGSILG, from the coding sequence ATGGACGCCATTTATTACAATCCTTGGATTTTTACTACGCTCGCTACTGTTTTCGGCCTTATTATTGGTAGCTTCTTAAACGTCGTTATCGCTCGGCTGCCGAAAATCATGGAGCAAGAATGGCGAGATGAGTGTGCAGAGTCATTTCCTGAATACAAAATCACACCAACATCAGAACGCTTATCTCTAAGCTCACCGCGTTCCACTTGCCCAAAATGCAGCACAAAACTGCGTATCATTGACAATATTCCAGTATTGAGTTGGTTGCTACTAAGAGGTAAATGCCATCATTGCAAAGCATCGATCAGCATCCGTTACCCATTTGTTGAGCTCTTATCTGCGGCGCTGAGCTACGTTATTGCATCGCATTTTGGCTTCAGCTACTACGCTATCGCAAGCATGGTTTTTACGTTTGCTCTGATTGGAGCAACGTTCATTGATTTTGATACTCTGCTTCTACCCGACCAAATTACTCTTCCGCTGATGTGGTTAGGTATTAGTTTAGCGCTATTTAATATTGGCCCAGTTTCTCTATATGATTCTGTGCTCGGTGCAATCTGCGGTTATATGTTTCTATGGCTTTTATATTGGGGCTTCAAGCTTCTTACGGGTAAAGAAGGCATGGGGTATGGTGACTTTAAACTGCTCGCAGCTCTTGGCGCGTGGTTAGGTTGGCAGTACCTTCCTATCGTTGTTCTTCTTTCTTCAATGGTCGGCCTTGTTTTCGGACTAATTCAATTGAGACTTCAAAGTAAAGGCAAAGAGCACACATTTCCATTCGGCCCCTACTTATCCATTGCTGGCTGGATAAGTCTCATTTGGGGAGAGCACATCGTTCGCTGGTATTTTGGTTCAATTTTAGGATAA
- a CDS encoding type II secretion system F family protein, whose protein sequence is MLKHYNWKGVNEQGKDISGFIISSSSDEVRSLLIQRNVRLRDMKRGRVSYLEYKKHRLTNKEITLFSRQLGTLLSAGLPIINSLQLVANQSSKAELRSLVYLLQSQIESGHTFTQALSAYPKHFDQVYMSLIRSGEKSGNLADTLLKLAEHREKLQILREQIKRASQYPLVMLMTIFAVSYIMLTMVIPEFEQLFRGMGAELPWLTKKVLLFSKLIRSHSLTILLFVCGSAYLLRILYQRSDRIKLKMSRYLLIIPVFGPIVTKHSLARFSRTLATNYRSGLPILENISLSAMTTGNLYFQQAIGKAHQNILLGAPIYMALKDEHVFPELLVQMVMIGEQSGKLDDMLEKLASIYDEEASNSINRLSTLLEPMLILILGIIIGGLVIAMYLPIFNLTSLLG, encoded by the coding sequence ATGTTGAAGCACTACAACTGGAAAGGGGTAAACGAGCAAGGCAAAGACATTTCAGGATTCATAATATCTTCATCGTCTGACGAGGTACGCTCACTACTCATTCAGCGTAACGTTCGGCTACGTGACATGAAGCGAGGTCGTGTTTCCTACCTCGAATACAAAAAACACAGGCTAACGAACAAAGAGATCACTCTATTTTCGCGTCAATTGGGTACGCTACTCTCTGCTGGGCTACCTATAATCAATAGCTTACAACTGGTTGCTAACCAGTCTTCAAAAGCAGAGCTAAGATCTCTTGTTTACCTTTTACAATCACAGATAGAATCCGGACATACCTTTACTCAGGCTTTATCTGCATACCCAAAGCACTTCGATCAAGTCTATATGTCACTTATAAGATCTGGAGAAAAATCGGGAAACTTAGCCGATACCCTATTGAAGTTAGCAGAGCACAGGGAAAAGCTTCAGATACTTCGGGAACAGATAAAGCGCGCTTCACAATATCCTTTAGTTATGCTGATGACTATTTTCGCCGTCAGCTACATCATGCTGACTATGGTCATTCCAGAATTTGAACAGCTGTTTCGAGGAATGGGCGCTGAACTGCCTTGGCTTACAAAAAAGGTCCTGCTCTTTTCAAAACTGATACGCTCTCACAGTCTCACGATTTTGCTGTTTGTCTGTGGGAGTGCATACCTACTCAGAATCCTATACCAGCGTTCTGATCGAATTAAATTGAAAATGAGCCGATACCTTTTAATCATTCCAGTGTTTGGGCCAATTGTAACAAAACACTCTCTAGCTAGGTTCAGCCGAACACTTGCCACCAATTATCGCAGTGGGTTGCCCATTTTAGAAAATATAAGTCTCTCAGCGATGACAACTGGCAACCTATATTTTCAACAAGCTATCGGGAAAGCACACCAAAATATACTACTAGGTGCGCCAATCTATATGGCGTTAAAAGATGAACATGTATTTCCAGAACTGCTCGTGCAGATGGTGATGATCGGTGAACAGTCTGGCAAGCTTGACGACATGCTAGAAAAGTTAGCCAGCATATACGATGAGGAAGCCAGCAATAGCATCAATAGGTTAAGTACACTACTAGAACCCATGTTGATTCTTATATTAGGTATAATTATTGGTGGCTTAGTTATCGCAATGTATTTACCTATCTTTAACTTAACGAGCTTATTGGGCTAG
- a CDS encoding GspE/PulE family protein — protein sequence MNNQPSSYFSSDINQSDSATSSTLLVNNETYSPTDKLFKSILLDALHVQASDIHFEPYENFTRVRFRCDGTLTEYQKPSFSTYKKLIAHIKVLAELDISEQRKPQDGRMQFQDQSDNLQQADLRVSTLPTQWGEKLVLRILKSNKECLRIDQLGMSQIQEALFTNALDKTQGLILITGPTGSGKTVSLYAALQYLNKPEVNIACAEDPVEITIPGINQVQVKHQIGFNFSEALRAFLRQDPDIIMLGEIRDSETAKMTVKAAQTGHLVLSTLHTNSASESLQRLINMGVEPYNLTSCVSLVVAQRLIKKLCPKCKKPQIDTTLLDPVISLSDAELYQANPSGCQQCNQGYAGRLAIFEAIEMNEELAGMLLSHSPSENIEKYFKAHNIFSLHESAIEALHKGFSSYQEIKRVLSL from the coding sequence ATGAATAACCAGCCTTCTTCATATTTTTCTAGCGATATAAACCAAAGTGATTCAGCAACCTCTTCTACACTTTTAGTCAATAATGAAACCTACTCTCCGACAGATAAGCTATTTAAATCCATCCTATTGGATGCACTACACGTTCAAGCTTCTGATATTCATTTTGAACCGTATGAAAATTTTACTCGGGTGCGCTTTCGCTGTGACGGCACACTCACTGAATATCAAAAGCCAAGTTTCTCTACTTATAAAAAGCTCATTGCACATATAAAAGTACTAGCTGAGCTAGATATTTCTGAACAAAGAAAACCTCAAGATGGCAGAATGCAATTTCAAGATCAGAGCGATAACTTGCAACAAGCTGATTTGCGAGTTTCCACTTTACCTACACAATGGGGCGAAAAGCTGGTCCTTAGGATATTAAAAAGCAACAAAGAATGCTTACGTATCGATCAACTTGGCATGAGCCAAATTCAAGAAGCATTGTTTACTAACGCCTTAGACAAAACACAAGGTCTTATTCTAATTACAGGGCCAACTGGGAGCGGAAAAACCGTGTCTCTTTATGCCGCACTGCAGTATTTAAACAAACCCGAAGTGAATATAGCTTGCGCAGAAGATCCTGTTGAAATCACCATACCGGGAATTAACCAAGTCCAAGTTAAGCATCAAATCGGCTTCAATTTCAGTGAAGCGCTGCGCGCGTTCCTTCGTCAAGATCCCGATATCATCATGCTCGGTGAAATTCGTGATAGTGAAACCGCGAAAATGACGGTGAAAGCAGCTCAAACCGGCCACCTTGTATTGTCTACGTTACATACAAACTCGGCTTCAGAGTCATTACAAAGACTGATCAACATGGGCGTTGAGCCCTATAATCTTACGTCTTGCGTATCCTTGGTTGTCGCACAACGCCTTATCAAAAAGTTGTGCCCTAAATGCAAAAAGCCTCAAATAGACACAACACTTTTAGATCCAGTAATAAGCTTAAGTGATGCTGAACTGTACCAAGCTAATCCATCAGGATGCCAACAATGCAACCAAGGTTATGCTGGCCGACTGGCGATATTTGAAGCAATTGAAATGAATGAGGAGTTAGCTGGAATGCTCCTTAGCCATTCGCCTTCTGAGAATATTGAGAAGTACTTCAAAGCACATAATATTTTTTCTCTCCACGAATCAGCAATTGAAGCCTTACACAAAGGATTTTCTAGCTACCAAGAAATAAAGCGTGTGCTTAGCCTCTAG
- a CDS encoding pilin, whose protein sequence is MHNSIYKPQIGFTLIELMIVVAIVGVLSSIALPAYQDYVKKTEVASAVATMNALIAPAEIYYQETGELDDSTDLSDIGIASDSSQLGTISIADSQLILTFSKYENSAITLTRSDSTGWSCAASGEAANLVSGCL, encoded by the coding sequence ATGCATAACTCAATATATAAACCACAGATTGGTTTCACCTTAATCGAGCTGATGATCGTTGTCGCCATTGTTGGTGTACTTTCTTCTATCGCTCTTCCTGCATATCAAGATTACGTTAAGAAAACTGAAGTGGCTTCTGCTGTAGCGACTATGAATGCACTCATCGCACCCGCTGAAATTTACTACCAAGAGACAGGAGAGCTGGATGACTCAACCGATTTATCCGACATTGGTATCGCTTCGGATTCAAGTCAACTCGGCACCATATCTATCGCAGACTCTCAATTGATTTTAACGTTTAGTAAGTATGAAAACAGTGCTATTACTTTAACTCGCTCCGATAGCACTGGCTGGAGCTGCGCCGCCTCTGGTGAAGCTGCCAACCTAGTCTCAGGATGCCTTTAA
- the nadC gene encoding carboxylating nicotinate-nucleotide diphosphorylase, whose protein sequence is MKNPHNSAERLEYLKQQLPLEITRAVSDALKEDLGGTLDPAKDITASLIPADSTNEATIITREHGVFCGKAWADEVFKQLGGEVTIEWHVTDGDVVEPNQTLCTLTGPSRALLTGERNAMNFIQTLSGCASLTATYVEKLQDTNCRLLDTRKTVPGLRSALKYAVACGGGFNHRIGVFDAYLIKENHIIACGGVEKAIKTAKELNPGKPVEVETETLEELKQAIDAGADIIMLDNFTLEMMKEAVKINAGRAALENSGNITLETIHEYASTGVDYISVGALTKHVRAMDLSMRLK, encoded by the coding sequence ATGAAAAACCCTCACAACAGTGCCGAACGTCTAGAATACTTAAAACAACAATTGCCGCTAGAGATCACTCGTGCTGTCTCTGACGCGCTTAAAGAAGATCTTGGTGGAACACTAGATCCCGCAAAGGATATCACCGCAAGTTTAATTCCTGCTGATAGCACCAATGAGGCCACAATTATCACTCGTGAACATGGTGTGTTCTGCGGTAAAGCATGGGCTGATGAAGTATTTAAACAGCTTGGTGGCGAAGTTACTATTGAGTGGCATGTAACCGACGGAGATGTGGTCGAGCCGAATCAAACACTGTGTACCCTAACAGGGCCATCAAGAGCTTTGCTAACGGGTGAGCGTAACGCAATGAACTTTATCCAAACTCTTTCTGGATGCGCATCATTGACCGCTACTTACGTTGAAAAGCTGCAAGACACTAACTGCCGTTTATTGGACACACGCAAAACTGTTCCGGGCCTACGTAGTGCACTAAAATACGCGGTCGCATGTGGCGGCGGCTTTAACCATCGTATCGGTGTATTTGATGCCTACCTGATAAAAGAAAACCACATCATCGCATGTGGCGGTGTAGAGAAAGCGATCAAAACGGCCAAAGAGTTAAACCCTGGCAAACCTGTTGAAGTTGAAACTGAGACACTCGAAGAACTTAAGCAAGCCATCGATGCTGGTGCAGATATCATCATGCTCGACAACTTTACCCTAGAGATGATGAAAGAAGCAGTTAAAATCAATGCTGGAAGAGCTGCTTTAGAGAACTCAGGTAATATCACGTTAGAGACCATTCACGAGTATGCCTCTACTGGCGTTGATTACATTTCTGTTGGCGCTTTAACTAAGCATGTTCGCGCGATGGACTTATCTATGCGCTTGAAATAA